The following are encoded in a window of Cupriavidus oxalaticus genomic DNA:
- a CDS encoding UDP-glucose dehydrogenase family protein has protein sequence MKVTIIGSGYVGLVTGACLAELGNDVFCLDLDEKKIALLNAGGVPIYEPGLQELIQRNRAAGRLVFSTDVAASVEHADVQFIAVGTPPDEDGSADLKYVLAAAHNIGRHMTGFKVVVDKSTVPVGTGDRVTAAIREELAARGLEDLQFSVVSNPEFLKEGAAVEDFMRPDRIVLGCNADAAGRHAQATMRTLYAPFNRHHERTFYMDVRSAEFTKYAANSMLATRISFMNELANLADEVGADIELVRMGIGSDPRIGYSFLYAGAGYGGSCFPKDVQALMRTAADHGKPMRVLEAVEAVNGAQKRVLGEKIVRRFGDDLAGRSFAVWGLAFKPNTDDMREAPSRILARELVSRGAALRVHDPVSMAEARRALESDLSGLPDAMARVSFHDNQMDALDGADALVIVTEWKVFRSPDFGQIKRRLKTPVIFDGRNLYEPQAMVESGVEYHAIGRPVRPGPPPGQQAAHDSANK, from the coding sequence ATGAAAGTCACCATTATCGGCAGCGGCTATGTCGGCCTCGTCACCGGCGCCTGCCTGGCGGAGCTGGGCAACGATGTGTTCTGCCTCGACCTGGACGAAAAGAAGATCGCGCTGCTCAATGCGGGCGGCGTGCCGATCTACGAGCCGGGGCTGCAGGAGCTGATCCAGCGCAACCGCGCCGCCGGCCGCCTGGTTTTTTCCACCGACGTCGCCGCCAGCGTGGAGCATGCCGACGTGCAGTTCATCGCCGTCGGCACGCCGCCGGACGAAGACGGCTCGGCCGACCTGAAGTACGTGCTGGCCGCGGCGCACAATATCGGCCGGCACATGACGGGCTTCAAGGTCGTGGTCGACAAATCCACCGTGCCGGTGGGCACGGGCGACCGCGTCACTGCCGCGATCCGCGAGGAACTGGCCGCGCGCGGGCTGGAAGACTTGCAATTTTCAGTGGTGTCGAACCCCGAGTTCCTGAAGGAAGGCGCCGCGGTCGAGGACTTCATGCGCCCCGACCGCATCGTGCTGGGCTGCAACGCGGACGCCGCCGGCCGTCATGCGCAGGCTACCATGCGCACGCTGTACGCGCCGTTCAACCGGCACCATGAGCGCACGTTCTACATGGATGTGCGTTCGGCCGAATTCACCAAGTACGCCGCCAATTCGATGCTGGCCACGCGCATCTCGTTCATGAACGAACTGGCCAACCTGGCCGACGAGGTCGGCGCCGACATCGAACTTGTGCGCATGGGTATCGGCTCGGATCCGCGTATCGGCTACAGTTTCCTGTACGCTGGCGCGGGTTACGGCGGTTCGTGCTTTCCCAAGGACGTGCAGGCGCTGATGCGCACCGCGGCCGACCATGGCAAGCCGATGCGCGTGCTCGAGGCGGTGGAGGCGGTCAACGGTGCGCAGAAGCGCGTGCTGGGCGAGAAGATCGTGCGCCGCTTCGGCGATGACCTTGCCGGCCGCTCCTTTGCTGTCTGGGGGCTGGCCTTCAAGCCCAATACCGACGACATGCGCGAGGCGCCGTCGCGGATCCTGGCGCGGGAACTGGTGTCGCGCGGCGCGGCACTGCGTGTGCACGACCCGGTATCGATGGCAGAAGCGCGCCGCGCGCTGGAGTCCGACCTGTCCGGCCTGCCGGACGCCATGGCGCGCGTCAGCTTCCACGACAACCAGATGGATGCGCTGGACGGCGCCGATGCGCTGGTCATCGTGACCGAATGGAAGGTATTCCGCAGTCCGGACTTCGGCCAGATCAAGCGGCGGCTGAAGACGCCGGTGATCTTCGACGGGCGCAACCTGTACGAGCCCCAGGCGATGGTCGAGAGCGGCGTCGAGTACCACGCCATCGGCCGTCCGGTCCGGCCCGGACCCCCGCCCGGACAACAGGCCGCGCACGATTCCGCGAACAAGTAG
- the rfaE1 gene encoding D-glycero-beta-D-manno-heptose-7-phosphate kinase — protein MNKTIPQEQIRQSHILVVGDMMLDRYWFGDVERISPEAPVPVVQVKRSDERLGGAANVARNAAALGARVGMLGVVGDDEPARTLEALLAESHVEPYLHRDAKLNTTIKLRVVAHQQQLLRVDFENAPAHEVLAAVQDRFQGLINDYQVLVLSDYGKGGLTHVSRMIDAGRAAGRKVLIDPKGDDYSRYRGATLITPNRSEMRAVVGAWKTEADLTIRAQNLRRELQLEALLLTRSEEGMTLYTEAEVLHVSAQAREVYDVSGAGDTVIATLATMLGAGVPLKEAVQHANRAGGIVVGKLGTAVVTYPELFGAAP, from the coding sequence ATGAACAAGACCATCCCGCAGGAACAGATCCGGCAGTCCCATATCCTGGTGGTCGGCGACATGATGCTGGACCGCTACTGGTTTGGCGACGTCGAACGCATCTCGCCGGAAGCCCCGGTGCCGGTGGTGCAGGTCAAGCGCAGCGACGAGCGCCTGGGCGGCGCCGCCAACGTGGCGCGCAATGCCGCCGCGCTGGGCGCGCGCGTGGGCATGCTGGGCGTGGTCGGCGACGACGAGCCGGCGCGCACGCTGGAGGCGCTGCTGGCCGAGAGCCACGTCGAGCCCTACCTGCACCGCGATGCCAAGCTGAACACCACCATCAAGCTGCGCGTGGTCGCCCACCAGCAGCAGCTGCTGCGCGTGGATTTCGAGAACGCCCCGGCGCACGAAGTGCTGGCCGCGGTACAGGACCGGTTCCAGGGCCTGATCAACGACTACCAGGTGCTGGTGCTGTCCGATTACGGCAAGGGCGGCCTGACGCACGTCTCCCGCATGATCGATGCCGGCCGCGCGGCCGGCCGCAAGGTGCTGATCGACCCCAAGGGCGACGACTACTCGCGTTACCGCGGCGCCACGCTGATCACCCCCAACCGGTCCGAGATGCGTGCCGTGGTCGGCGCCTGGAAGACCGAGGCCGACCTTACCATCCGTGCGCAGAACCTGCGCCGCGAGCTGCAGCTCGAAGCGCTGCTGCTGACGCGCTCGGAAGAGGGCATGACGCTCTACACGGAAGCCGAAGTGCTGCACGTCTCGGCCCAGGCGCGCGAGGTCTATGATGTATCGGGTGCCGGCGATACCGTGATCGCCACCCTGGCCACCATGCTCGGCGCCGGCGTGCCGCTCAAGGAAGCCGTGCAGCATGCCAACCGCGCCGGCGGCATCGTGGTCGGCAAGCTCGGCACCGCCGTCGTCACCTACCCCGAATTGTTCGGCGCCGCCCCGTGA
- the rfaD gene encoding ADP-glyceromanno-heptose 6-epimerase, whose amino-acid sequence MTIIVTGAAGFIGSNLVKGLNDRGETNIIAVDNLTRADKFHNLVDCEISDYLDKEDFLDRFAKGQFGKVRAVFHEGACSDTMESDGRYMMENNYRYTLSLMESCLEQGAQFLYASSAATYGASQVFREDREFERPLNVYGYSKFLFDQIVRRRLPSALSQVVGFRYFNVYGPRENHKGRMASVAFHNFNQFRADGTVKLFGEYGGYGPGMQSRDFISVEDVVKVNLYFLDHPEKSGIFNLGTGRAQPFNDIAVTVVNTLREAEGKPRLSLEELAQEGLVEYVKFPDALRGKYQCFTQSDVSKLRGAGYTERFLTVEEGVARYCRWLIERNG is encoded by the coding sequence ATGACCATCATCGTGACCGGCGCCGCCGGCTTTATCGGCAGCAACCTCGTCAAGGGCCTGAACGACCGGGGCGAGACCAACATCATCGCTGTCGACAACCTGACCCGCGCCGACAAGTTCCACAATCTCGTCGACTGCGAGATCTCCGACTACCTGGACAAGGAGGACTTCCTCGACCGCTTTGCCAAGGGGCAGTTCGGCAAGGTCCGCGCGGTGTTCCATGAAGGTGCCTGCTCCGACACCATGGAGAGCGACGGGCGCTACATGATGGAGAACAATTACCGCTACACGCTGTCGCTGATGGAGAGCTGCCTGGAGCAGGGCGCGCAGTTCCTCTATGCCTCGTCGGCCGCGACCTACGGCGCCTCGCAGGTGTTCCGCGAGGACCGCGAGTTCGAGCGTCCGCTGAACGTGTACGGCTACTCCAAGTTCCTGTTCGACCAGATCGTGCGGCGCAGGCTGCCGTCGGCGCTGTCGCAGGTCGTCGGCTTCCGCTATTTCAACGTGTATGGTCCGCGCGAGAACCACAAGGGCCGCATGGCCTCGGTGGCCTTCCACAATTTCAACCAGTTCCGCGCCGACGGCACCGTGAAGCTGTTCGGCGAGTACGGCGGCTACGGTCCGGGCATGCAGAGCCGCGACTTCATCTCGGTCGAGGACGTGGTCAAGGTCAACCTGTACTTCCTGGACCATCCGGAGAAATCCGGCATCTTCAACCTGGGCACCGGCCGGGCGCAGCCGTTCAACGATATCGCCGTTACCGTGGTCAACACGCTGCGCGAGGCGGAAGGCAAGCCGCGCCTGTCGCTGGAAGAACTGGCGCAGGAAGGCCTGGTCGAGTACGTCAAGTTCCCGGACGCGCTGCGCGGCAAATACCAGTGCTTTACGCAGTCCGATGTCTCGAAGCTGCGCGGCGCCGGCTACACCGAGCGGTTCCTGACGGTCGAGGAAGGCGTGGCACGCTACTGCCGCTGGCTGATCGAGCGCAACGGCTGA
- a CDS encoding ComEA family DNA-binding protein, with product MFKHWVWQQVRHFFLLAAMCLCAGGAAHAAIDVNTADEAALTSVKGVGPATARNIIDERNKRGPYKDAADLAERVSGVGPKSVTRLQEGGLVFGAVAAAPATAATAAKPAKAAAAPPAGAAKAAR from the coding sequence ATGTTCAAGCATTGGGTCTGGCAACAAGTCCGTCATTTTTTCCTGCTGGCTGCGATGTGCCTGTGCGCGGGCGGCGCGGCGCATGCCGCCATCGACGTCAATACGGCCGACGAGGCCGCGCTGACTTCGGTCAAGGGGGTTGGCCCCGCCACCGCACGCAACATCATCGATGAGCGCAACAAGCGCGGTCCGTACAAGGATGCCGCCGATCTTGCCGAGCGCGTGAGCGGGGTCGGGCCGAAGTCCGTGACCAGGTTGCAGGAAGGGGGACTGGTGTTCGGCGCCGTCGCCGCTGCGCCGGCCACCGCGGCCACCGCGGCCAAGCCTGCCAAGGCGGCTGCCGCACCGCCAGCCGGCGCCGCCAAGGCAGCGCGCTGA
- a CDS encoding solute carrier family 23 protein, which yields MANGEDAGFLPNWRLKTEGVIGPDERLPAGQTLLAGIQHVVAMFGSTAIAPILMGFNPNIAILFSGIGTLIFFLCVRGRVPSYLGSSFAFIAVVIAATGYAGSGPNPNIPVALGGIIAAGALYTVIGLVVQAVGYAWVEKLMPPVVTGAIVAAIGLNLAPVAVKAVSGSSLDTWVGLLTVLAVGLVAVRAPGMLGRLPVLIGGLVGYVAYYVGTNVMGLGKPIDFSSVAAASWFGLPAFTTPVFEVSAMLLIAPVAIVLVAENLGHIKAIGVMTGRNLDPYIGRAFIGDGIATMLSASGGGTGVTTYAENMGVMAVTKIYSTLIFVVAAAVAIVLGFSPKFGALILTIPGPVIGGLTIVVFGLIAATAGRIWVQNKVDFSSSRNLITVGATLTVAAGDLTLKLGGMTLGGIGTATFGCMLLYHLLGDGNHEAD from the coding sequence ATGGCGAATGGCGAGGACGCGGGTTTCCTGCCGAACTGGCGGCTCAAGACCGAAGGGGTAATCGGGCCCGACGAACGGCTGCCGGCCGGGCAGACGCTGCTGGCCGGCATCCAGCACGTGGTGGCGATGTTCGGCTCGACCGCCATCGCGCCGATCCTGATGGGCTTCAATCCCAATATCGCCATCCTGTTTTCCGGTATCGGCACGCTGATCTTCTTTCTGTGCGTGCGCGGCCGGGTGCCCAGCTACCTCGGTTCCAGCTTTGCCTTTATCGCGGTGGTGATCGCGGCCACAGGCTACGCCGGCAGCGGCCCCAACCCCAATATCCCGGTGGCACTGGGCGGCATCATTGCAGCCGGTGCGCTCTACACGGTGATCGGCCTGGTGGTGCAGGCCGTGGGCTACGCCTGGGTGGAAAAGCTGATGCCGCCGGTGGTCACCGGCGCGATCGTCGCGGCCATCGGGCTGAACCTGGCACCGGTCGCGGTCAAGGCGGTCAGCGGCTCCTCGCTCGATACCTGGGTGGGCCTGCTGACGGTGCTGGCCGTGGGCCTGGTCGCGGTGCGCGCGCCCGGCATGCTCGGCCGCCTGCCGGTGCTGATCGGCGGGCTGGTGGGGTACGTTGCCTACTACGTGGGCACCAACGTGATGGGACTGGGCAAGCCGATCGACTTCTCCAGCGTTGCCGCGGCCAGCTGGTTCGGCCTGCCTGCGTTCACCACACCGGTGTTCGAGGTCAGCGCCATGCTGCTGATCGCCCCGGTGGCGATCGTGCTGGTGGCAGAGAACCTCGGCCACATCAAGGCCATTGGCGTGATGACGGGCCGCAATCTCGATCCGTATATCGGCCGCGCGTTTATCGGCGACGGCATCGCGACCATGCTGTCGGCCAGCGGCGGCGGCACCGGCGTGACCACCTATGCCGAAAACATGGGTGTGATGGCGGTCACCAAGATCTACTCCACGCTGATCTTCGTGGTGGCGGCGGCGGTGGCCATCGTGCTGGGCTTTTCGCCCAAGTTCGGTGCGCTGATCCTGACCATCCCGGGACCGGTAATCGGCGGCCTGACCATCGTGGTGTTCGGCCTCATCGCCGCGACCGCGGGCCGGATCTGGGTGCAGAACAAGGTGGATTTCTCCAGCTCGCGCAACCTGATCACGGTCGGCGCCACGCTGACGGTGGCCGCGGGCGACCTGACGCTGAAGCTGGGCGGCATGACACTGGGCGGCATCGGCACTGCTACCTTTGGCTGCATGCTGCTGTACCACCTGCTGGGCGATGGCAACCACGAGGCCGACTGA
- the cysM gene encoding cysteine synthase CysM translates to MAYKTIEDTIGNTPLVRLQRIPGAANDARGNVILGKLEGNNPAGSVKDRPAVSMIARAEARGRIKPGDTLIEATSGNTGIALAMAAAIRGYRMVLIMPEDLSLERRQSMAAYGAEIVLTPVKGGMEYARDLADAMEREGKGVILDQFANPDNPQAHYEGTGPEIWRDTDGRVTHFVSAMGTTGTITGVSRYLKEQNPAIQVIGAQPAEGSRIPGIRKWPEAYLPKIYDPAHIDRTEPVSQADAEHMARRMAAEEGIFCGISAAGALCVALRIAEEVENATIVFVVCDRGDRYLSTGVFPA, encoded by the coding sequence ATGGCCTACAAGACAATTGAAGACACCATCGGCAATACGCCGCTGGTCAGACTGCAGCGCATTCCCGGTGCCGCCAACGACGCGCGCGGCAATGTGATTCTCGGCAAGCTGGAAGGCAACAACCCGGCCGGCTCGGTCAAGGACCGCCCGGCGGTCTCGATGATTGCCCGCGCCGAGGCGCGTGGCCGCATCAAGCCGGGCGATACGCTGATCGAGGCGACTTCGGGCAATACCGGCATCGCGCTGGCCATGGCGGCTGCCATCCGCGGCTACAGGATGGTGCTGATCATGCCCGAGGACCTGAGCCTGGAGCGCCGGCAGAGCATGGCAGCCTACGGTGCCGAGATCGTCCTGACCCCGGTGAAGGGCGGCATGGAATACGCCCGCGACCTCGCGGACGCGATGGAGCGCGAAGGCAAGGGTGTCATCCTCGACCAGTTCGCCAATCCGGACAACCCGCAAGCGCACTATGAAGGTACCGGCCCCGAGATCTGGCGCGACACCGACGGCCGTGTCACCCATTTTGTTTCGGCAATGGGCACCACCGGCACCATCACCGGTGTGTCGCGCTATTTGAAAGAGCAGAACCCGGCGATCCAGGTCATCGGCGCCCAGCCGGCCGAAGGCTCTCGCATCCCCGGCATCCGCAAGTGGCCGGAAGCCTACCTGCCCAAGATCTATGATCCCGCGCATATCGACCGCACCGAGCCGGTGAGCCAGGCCGATGCCGAGCACATGGCACGCCGCATGGCGGCTGAAGAGGGCATCTTCTGCGGCATCTCGGCGGCCGGCGCATTGTGCGTGGCGTTGCGGATCGCCGAGGAAGTGGAGAACGCCACCATCGTCTTCGTGGTGTGCGATCGTGGCGACCGCTACCTGTCGACCGGCGTGTTCCCGGCCTGA
- the mltB gene encoding lytic murein transglycosylase B, which produces MTDTQRSLRRPLLGAALSAAALGLCGLSPSLLAAGKRRVSVREEEIEPGRYRDNPQTRAFIDEMAARHGFDRGTLNEWFGQAVYSSTVVRLIMPPATTGRKSWRAYRSRFIEPIRINAGVRFWQDNRNTLRRAEAEFGVPASVIVGIIGVETIYGRDMGTFRVLDSLSTLAFDYPDTPNRAARSTLFRNQLADYLLWCRDTRTDVYSVLGSYAGAIGIPQFMPTSLREYAIDYDNNGRIDLRNSPTDAIGSVGRFLQLHGWEPGRPVAWRIAGDSGSLGVATAAADGEPWPTRTLNQLTRAGLRVDEPIDTAREGETGVLVVDLPTPDQPTEYLLGLRNFYVLTRYNRSFFYALAVYQLGEAVKAAMG; this is translated from the coding sequence ATGACCGACACCCAGCGCTCACTGCGACGCCCCCTGCTGGGCGCCGCGCTTTCCGCTGCCGCACTCGGACTCTGCGGCCTCTCACCCAGTCTTCTCGCTGCCGGCAAGCGCCGCGTCAGCGTGCGTGAAGAAGAGATCGAACCCGGCCGCTACCGCGACAACCCGCAAACCCGCGCCTTTATCGATGAAATGGCGGCGCGCCATGGCTTCGACCGCGGCACGCTGAATGAGTGGTTCGGCCAGGCGGTCTATTCCTCGACGGTGGTGCGGCTGATCATGCCGCCCGCCACCACCGGACGCAAAAGCTGGCGCGCCTACCGCTCGCGCTTTATCGAGCCGATCCGCATCAACGCCGGCGTACGCTTCTGGCAGGACAACCGCAACACGCTGCGCCGCGCCGAGGCCGAATTCGGCGTGCCGGCCTCGGTGATCGTCGGCATCATTGGCGTGGAAACCATCTATGGCCGCGACATGGGCACGTTCCGCGTGCTCGATTCGCTGTCGACGCTGGCCTTCGACTACCCCGACACGCCGAACCGCGCCGCGCGCTCCACGCTGTTCCGCAACCAGCTGGCCGACTACCTGCTGTGGTGCCGCGATACGCGCACCGATGTGTACTCGGTGCTGGGCTCATATGCCGGCGCGATCGGCATCCCGCAGTTCATGCCGACCAGCCTGCGCGAATATGCCATCGACTACGATAACAACGGCCGCATCGACCTGCGCAACAGCCCGACCGATGCGATCGGCAGCGTAGGGCGCTTTCTGCAGTTGCACGGCTGGGAACCAGGCCGGCCGGTGGCATGGCGCATTGCCGGCGACAGCGGCAGCCTGGGCGTCGCCACCGCCGCGGCGGATGGCGAGCCGTGGCCGACGCGCACGCTCAACCAGCTGACCCGCGCCGGCCTGCGCGTCGACGAGCCCATCGACACGGCGCGCGAAGGCGAGACCGGCGTGCTGGTGGTCGACCTGCCCACGCCGGACCAGCCTACCGAGTACCTGCTGGGCCTGCGCAACTTCTATGTGCTGACGCGCTATAACCGCAGCTTCTTCTATGCGCTGGCGGTGTATCAGCTGGGTGAAGCCGTCAAGGCGGCGATGGGCTGA
- a CDS encoding histone deacetylase family protein, producing MPTGYYTHPEFQRHEMGHFHPECPERLQAIEDHLISHGLDGLLERREPTPATREQIERVHQANYVDSLESASPASGYYPIDPDTSMNAHTLSAARLAAGAAVAATDAVISGEFENAFCCVRPPGHHAEPDRAMGFCFFNNVAIAARHALQAHGLERVAIVDFDVHHGNGTESAFRGDEHVLMCSFFQHPFYPYSGTEHLAANMANIPLPAYTNGMAVREVVETIWLPRLHEFRPQMLFISAGFDAHREDDLGQMGLVEQDYAWITGQLVDVARTYAQGRIVSCLEGGYNLSALGRSVLAHLKVLLER from the coding sequence ATGCCGACAGGCTATTACACGCACCCCGAGTTCCAGCGGCACGAGATGGGGCATTTCCATCCCGAGTGTCCGGAACGCCTGCAGGCGATCGAGGATCACCTGATTTCGCACGGCCTGGACGGGCTGCTGGAGCGCCGCGAGCCAACGCCGGCCACGCGCGAGCAGATCGAACGCGTGCACCAGGCCAATTATGTCGATTCGCTGGAAAGCGCCAGCCCAGCCAGCGGCTACTACCCGATCGACCCGGATACGTCGATGAACGCCCACACCCTGAGCGCGGCCAGGCTGGCCGCCGGCGCCGCGGTGGCAGCGACCGATGCGGTGATCTCGGGCGAGTTCGAGAACGCTTTCTGCTGCGTGCGCCCGCCCGGCCACCATGCCGAGCCGGACCGCGCCATGGGCTTCTGCTTCTTCAACAACGTGGCCATTGCCGCACGCCACGCGCTGCAGGCTCACGGGCTGGAACGCGTCGCCATCGTCGACTTCGATGTCCACCACGGCAACGGCACCGAGTCCGCCTTCCGCGGCGACGAGCATGTGCTGATGTGCAGCTTCTTCCAGCACCCGTTCTATCCGTACAGCGGCACCGAGCACCTGGCGGCCAATATGGCGAACATCCCGCTGCCGGCCTACACCAACGGCATGGCCGTGCGCGAGGTGGTCGAGACCATCTGGCTGCCGCGCCTGCATGAGTTTCGCCCGCAGATGCTGTTCATTTCGGCTGGCTTTGACGCGCACCGCGAGGACGACCTGGGGCAGATGGGCCTGGTGGAGCAGGACTATGCGTGGATCACCGGCCAGCTTGTCGACGTGGCGCGCACGTACGCGCAGGGGCGCATCGTCAGCTGCCTGGAAGGCGGCTACAACCTGAGTGCGCTCGGCCGCAGCGTGCTGGCCCACCTGAAAGTCCTGCTGGAACGATAG
- a CDS encoding enoyl-CoA hydratase — MAENDARVDAPLLTETRDAAGVVRVTMNRPQAFNALSEGLLDALAETFRRLAADDAVRVVVLAGAGKAFCAGHDLREMRATPSHDYYRRLFDRCTRMMMAIQKMPQPMIARVQGIATAAGCQLVAMCDLAVAADDARFAVSGVNLGLFCSTPGVALSRNLHRKQAMEMLLTGDMIDAATARERGLVNRVVPAAALDDEVARLAASICAKPAAAVAAGKGLFYRQLEMGIEAAYQLAGQTMACNMMEDSALEGVQAFLDKRAPSWRGE, encoded by the coding sequence ATGGCCGAGAACGATGCGCGCGTGGACGCGCCGCTGCTGACCGAAACGCGCGATGCCGCGGGCGTGGTCCGGGTGACCATGAACCGGCCCCAGGCCTTCAACGCCTTGTCCGAAGGCCTGCTGGACGCGCTGGCCGAGACCTTCCGCCGGCTCGCCGCCGACGACGCCGTGCGCGTGGTGGTGCTGGCCGGTGCGGGCAAGGCCTTCTGCGCCGGCCATGACCTGCGCGAGATGCGCGCGACACCGTCGCACGATTACTACCGGCGCCTGTTCGACCGCTGCACGCGCATGATGATGGCGATCCAGAAGATGCCGCAGCCCATGATCGCGCGGGTACAAGGCATCGCCACCGCGGCCGGCTGCCAGCTGGTGGCGATGTGCGATCTTGCCGTTGCCGCCGACGACGCGCGCTTTGCGGTGTCCGGCGTCAACCTCGGCCTGTTCTGCTCGACGCCGGGCGTGGCGCTGTCGCGCAACCTGCACCGCAAGCAGGCCATGGAAATGCTGCTGACCGGCGACATGATCGATGCCGCCACCGCGCGCGAGCGCGGGCTGGTCAACCGCGTGGTGCCGGCCGCCGCGCTGGACGACGAGGTGGCGCGGCTGGCCGCCAGCATCTGCGCCAAGCCGGCAGCGGCCGTGGCCGCCGGCAAGGGGCTGTTTTACCGCCAGCTTGAAATGGGCATCGAAGCCGCCTACCAGCTGGCCGGCCAGACCATGGCCTGCAACATGATGGAAGACTCCGCGCTGGAAGGCGTGCAGGCCTTTCTCGACAAGCGTGCGCCGTCCTGGCGTGGCGAATAG
- a CDS encoding methionine ABC transporter ATP-binding protein codes for MIELQGLSQRFPGASGDVHALRDVSLSIAAGEVFGIIGRSGAGKSTLVRAINLLNRPSSGRVIVDGQDLTALDNGALRLARREIGMIFQHFNLLSSRTVYDNVALPLELAGKPRAEIAATVLPLLELVGLSALKDRYPAQISGGQKQRVGIARALASKPKVLLSDEATSALDPETTRSILELLKQINRELGLTIVMITHQMEVIKQVCDRVAVLEAGQVVEQGRVIDVFLRPQHDVTRAMIGDVISQELPASVLKRVESRLGNGRDHVYRLAFTGEGVDQPVLAQAIRRYGLDFNILHGHIDEIQGQAFGSLAIMATGELADVKAAMEYLQAQGVVVEEFEHVV; via the coding sequence ATGATCGAACTGCAAGGACTGTCGCAGCGCTTCCCGGGCGCGTCTGGCGACGTGCATGCATTGCGGGACGTCAGCCTGTCGATTGCAGCGGGCGAAGTCTTCGGCATCATCGGCCGCAGCGGCGCCGGCAAGAGCACGCTGGTTCGCGCCATCAACCTGCTGAACCGGCCCAGCAGCGGCCGCGTCATCGTCGACGGCCAGGACCTGACCGCGCTGGACAACGGCGCGCTGCGCCTGGCCCGGCGCGAGATCGGCATGATCTTCCAGCATTTCAACCTGCTGTCCTCGCGCACCGTCTATGACAACGTGGCACTGCCGCTGGAACTGGCGGGCAAGCCCAGGGCGGAAATCGCCGCCACGGTGCTGCCGCTGCTGGAGCTGGTCGGGCTGTCGGCGCTGAAGGACCGCTACCCGGCGCAGATCAGCGGCGGGCAGAAGCAGCGCGTGGGCATTGCGCGCGCGCTGGCGAGCAAGCCCAAGGTGCTGCTGTCTGACGAAGCCACTTCGGCGCTGGACCCGGAAACCACGCGTTCCATCCTGGAGCTGCTCAAGCAGATCAACCGGGAGCTGGGCCTGACCATCGTGATGATCACGCACCAGATGGAGGTCATCAAGCAGGTGTGCGACCGCGTCGCGGTGCTCGAAGCCGGCCAGGTGGTTGAGCAAGGGCGCGTGATCGACGTGTTCCTGCGTCCGCAGCACGACGTCACACGCGCCATGATCGGCGATGTCATTTCGCAGGAGCTGCCGGCAAGCGTGCTCAAGCGCGTCGAAAGCCGGCTCGGCAACGGCCGCGACCACGTCTACCGCCTCGCCTTCACCGGCGAGGGTGTCGACCAGCCGGTGCTGGCGCAGGCGATCCGCCGCTACGGGCTGGACTTCAATATCCTGCACGGCCATATCGACGAGATCCAGGGCCAGGCCTTCGGCTCGCTCGCGATCATGGCCACCGGCGAGTTGGCCGACGTGAAGGCAGCCATGGAATACCTGCAGGCGCAAGGCGTCGTGGTGGAGGAGTTCGAGCATGTGGTCTGA
- a CDS encoding methionine ABC transporter permease — translation MWSEMSDLFLTSFNETLLMVAISGVVGSLLGVPLGVLLHLTNRGGVLSHPLFNRTIGVVVNAVRSIPFIILLVVVIPFTRFIVGSSIGTTAAIVPLTIAAIPFIARLVESALREVDKGLVEAAQSMGATTGQIVWKVLLPEAMPGIVAGLTITFVSLVGYSAMAGAIGGGGLGDLGIRYGYQRYITEVMVAVVVILIVFVQAVQSFGDWLVRRISHR, via the coding sequence ATGTGGTCTGAAATGTCTGACCTGTTCCTGACCTCGTTCAACGAGACGCTGCTGATGGTGGCGATCTCGGGCGTGGTCGGCTCGCTGCTGGGCGTGCCGCTGGGTGTGCTGCTGCACCTGACCAACCGCGGCGGCGTGCTGTCGCACCCGCTGTTCAACCGCACCATCGGCGTGGTGGTCAATGCGGTGCGCTCGATTCCGTTCATCATCCTGCTGGTGGTGGTGATTCCGTTCACGCGCTTTATCGTGGGTTCGTCGATCGGCACCACCGCGGCGATCGTGCCGCTGACCATCGCGGCGATTCCGTTTATCGCCCGCCTGGTCGAAAGCGCGCTGCGCGAGGTCGACAAGGGCCTGGTCGAGGCCGCCCAGTCGATGGGTGCCACTACTGGCCAGATCGTATGGAAGGTGCTGCTGCCCGAGGCCATGCCCGGCATCGTCGCCGGCCTGACCATCACCTTCGTCAGCCTGGTCGGCTACTCGGCCATGGCCGGTGCGATCGGCGGCGGCGGCCTGGGCGACCTGGGCATCCGCTATGGCTACCAGCGCTACATCACCGAGGTGATGGTGGCGGTGGTGGTGATCCTCATCGTGTTCGTGCAGGCGGTGCAGAGCTTCGGCGACTGGCTGGTCCGGCGCATCAGCCACCGCTGA